The following proteins are co-located in the Hydrogenobacter hydrogenophilus genome:
- a CDS encoding lytic transglycosylase domain-containing protein: protein MVLFVLLMLVSLAHAFYECFFFAGTRYSVDPYLLASIAKVESAFNPKAINKNQNGSFDYGIMQINSYWILHYKIPLEWIQEPCYNIHFGAMILRNCMDMYKNNLQLAIDCYNRGTKADGNSTYVLKVYNSYKKIMKLVR from the coding sequence ATGGTTTTGTTTGTATTGCTTATGCTTGTAAGTTTAGCCCATGCCTTTTACGAGTGTTTCTTTTTTGCAGGCACACGGTATTCAGTAGATCCCTATCTCCTCGCTTCCATAGCAAAGGTAGAAAGTGCTTTTAACCCAAAAGCCATAAACAAAAATCAGAATGGAAGTTTCGATTATGGCATCATGCAGATAAACTCCTACTGGATACTACACTACAAGATACCCTTAGAGTGGATACAAGAACCCTGTTACAACATACACTTTGGAGCTATGATTTTGAGAAATTGTATGGACATGTATAAAAACAATCTACAACTTGCTATAGATTGCTACAACAGAGGTACAAAGGCGGACGGCAACAGTACTTATGTGCTTAAAGTATATAACAGCTATAAGAAGATAATGAAGTTAGTTAGATAG